Proteins from a genomic interval of Dermacentor variabilis isolate Ectoservices chromosome 8, ASM5094787v1, whole genome shotgun sequence:
- the LOC142589697 gene encoding uncharacterized protein LOC142589697, with protein MSSDPYGDLIGLLLVLAAVLFLAAVVWLLVRKYRAEQSHSLDCTLPKLASPIVTPMTDSSPMKEYDGQSPSRALANQVQNAGAHLPPTVDTIHVHAKESSAAGESPDRLAESASKSTVASKSIVASKSDAGASRQLAVKPQDHPKRHGPPEGGSHSGSRMKRRHRQDVSETDGQRKPPSVAKEGLKMERLTATDLSVAGDHTKPTARLKEHHVSKAGRKKRATKSPGGLSEKTSVVSTRRKQKHHRQETDSAKPSTASKPEVASSGPPPQEVVDVTAGTSASGIASTVATPALVGLATAKHDTSEVAERSSVKSAERSLHRKTSRHAASASCTRVPDVVQDPGGTPIAGGLNPSGPPVTYQAIAASGEATAQDHVMPSMSAGAVELTQSKDASTTIADATALPRASLNQTPDSKLTTTPTSAGTDDFKTATSSPAQKDAGTAAFGSEVDASAAAVTPNETGIGSPSDIPTATAKSVSNSAEGIAKPVAVATDETAASQSLRIADKD; from the exons ATGTCCAGCGACCCGTACGGGGACCTGATCGGGCTGTTGCTGGTGCTGGCAGCCGTGCTGTTCCTGGCGGCCGTGGTGTGGCTTCTGGTGCGCAAGTACCGCGCCGAGCAGTCGCACAGCTTGGACTGCACGCTGCCCAAGCTGGCCAGCCCGATAGTGACGCCCATGACGGACTCCTCGCCGATGAAGGAGTACGACGGGCAATCGCCGTCGCGGGCTCTCGCAAACCAAGTGCAGAATGCCGGGGCACACCTGCCTCCAACCGTTGATACCATTCAC GTGCACGCGAAAGAGTCGTCGGCAGCGGGAGAATCGCCGGATCGGCTCGCCGAAAGCGCTTCGAAGTCCACCGTCGCATCGAAGTCCATTGTCGCTTCGAAATCGGACGCCGGGGCCAGTCGGCAGCTGGCGGTGAAGCCGCAGGACCACCCGAAGAGGCATGGGCCACCCGAAGGAGGGAGCCACTCCGGGAGTCGAATGAAAAGGAGGCACCGCCAGGATGTTTCAGAAACCGATGGTCAGAGGAAACCGCCGTCGGTGGCCAAGGAAGGGTTAAAGATGGAACGTCTGACGGCCACGGATCTCTCGGTTGCCGGAGATCATACGAAGCCGACGGCCAGGCTCAAAGAACACCACGTGTCCAAGGCGGGGCGAAAAAAGAGGGCCACGAAATCGCCTGGTGGTCTCAGCGAGAAGACATCTGTTG TCTCAACCAGGCGCAAGCAGAAACACCACCGCCAGGAGACGGATTCTGCTAAACCTTCCACCGCTAGCAAACCGGAAGTGGCGTCATCTGGTCCTCCTCCACAGGAGGTGGTAGATGTGACTGCCGGCACCTCGGCTTCCGGGATCGCTAGCACGGTTGCCACTCCCGCTCTTGTCGGCTTGGCCACCGCAAAGCACGATACCTCAGAG GTTGCAGAGCGGTCATCAGTAAAGTCCGCTGAGAGATCGCTGCACAGGAAGACCAGCAGGCACGCCGCCAGCGCCAGCTGTACACGTGTCCCTGACGTCGTTCAAGACCCCGGGGGCACGCCAATCGCCGGTGGGCTGAATCCATCGGGGCCACCTGTCACTTACCAGGCAATCGCTGCTAGTGGCGAGGCTACGGCGCAAGACCACGTTATGCCGTCCATGTCAGCTGGAGCCGTCGAACTAACGCAGTCTAAAGACGCCTCGACGACTATCGCAGACGCTACAGCCTTGCCACGGGCATCGCTCAATCAGACCCCCGATAGCAAGCTGACGACGACGCCGACCTCGGCAGGTACAGATGACTTCAAGACGGCAACATCCTCGCCCGCACAGAAAGATGCTGGCACGGCGGCCTTTGGGTCAGAGGTGGACGCCTCAGCAGCAGCGGTAACCCCAAATGAGACCGGCATCGGGTCGCCCTCCGATATCCCCACAGCCACTGCCAAATCTGTATCTAACAGTGCAGAAGGCATCGCCAAGCCCGTGGCTGTAGCGACTGACGAGACAGCTGCGTCGCAATCCTTGCGCATCGCCGACAAAGATTAG